A single window of Dermochelys coriacea isolate rDerCor1 chromosome 14, rDerCor1.pri.v4, whole genome shotgun sequence DNA harbors:
- the LOC119843360 gene encoding zinc finger protein 436-like: MGERKNTSTEFGKSFNDSSHLPRHQRTLMGERPFKCSDCGKSFSLSSNLLTHQRTHTGERPYKCLDCGKSFSLSSNLLTHRRHHTGERPYKCLDCGKSFIQSSDLISHQRLHTGERPYKCLDCGKSFIQSSHLIRHQSLHLGEKPHKCLICGKNFTQKSHLIRHQGIHTGEEPCKCPDCGETFVQSSQLIVHQRIHTGEKPFKCLDCGKTFSRSSHLIVHQRTHTGEKPYKCFDCGKSFSVNSNLITHQRIHTGERPYKCLDCGKSFQRSSHLIKHQKIHTAKKT, encoded by the coding sequence atgggagagagaaaaaacacatcCACTGAGTTTGGGAAAAGTTTTAATGACAGCTCACACCTTCCTAGACATCAGAGAACGCTCATGGGGGAAAGACCGTTCAAGTGCtcggactgtgggaaaagcttcagtctgAGCTCAAACCTTCTTACCCACCAGAGAACCCACACGGGAGAGCGACCCTATAAatgcttagactgtgggaaaagtttcagccTGAGCTCAAACCTTCTTACACACCGGCGACACCACACAGGAGAGCgaccctataaatgcttggactgcGGGAAAAGTTTCATTCAGAGCTCTGATCTTATTTCACATCAAAgactccacacaggagagagaccctataaatgccttgacTGCGGGAAAAGTTTTATTCAGAGCTCGcaccttattagacatcagagtCTCCATTTAGGAGAGAAACCCCATAAGTGCCTCATCTGTGGGAAAAATTTCACTCAGAAGTCACACCTTATTAGACACCAgggaatccacacaggagaggagCCCTGTAAGTGCCCTGACTGTGGGGAAACATTTGTTCAGAGCTCACAGCTTATTgtgcatcagagaatccatacgGGAGAGAAACCTtttaaatgcttggactgtgggaaaaccttcagtCGGAGTTCCCACCTTATTgtacatcagagaacccacacaggagagaagccgTATAAATGctttgactgtgggaaaagttttagtGTCAACTCAAACCTTATTAcgcatcagaggatccacaccgGAGAGAGGCCCTATAAGTgtctggactgtgggaaaagtttccaGCGGAGCTCACATCTTATtaaacatcagaaaatccacacgGCAAAGAAGACCTGA